A window of the Cystobacter fuscus genome harbors these coding sequences:
- a CDS encoding carbohydrate kinase family protein, whose translation MTRLIAFGEALVDMLSSRLGASTEKETFTPYAGGAPANVAVACARLGVPSLFVGMLGQDQFGDFILAELASHGVDVRHVERTRAAKTALAFVSRDASGDRRFDFYRPPAADLLYRPEHLPANLFDASSILHLCSNTLTEEAITATTFAVADEAAKAGAMISVDANIRANLWPDHRVDAARVTALLDRAQLIKLAREELELLRGDEPEERWLQARLAAGAALVIITDGGEPVTAVTARTRLQVAPPKVQVVDTTAAGDAFIGGFLSTVVDARLNRKTLAAWASDTALVRQALEFACRCGSFTVTRPGSYAALPRREDLATPRS comes from the coding sequence ATGACGCGCCTCATCGCCTTCGGAGAAGCCCTGGTGGACATGCTGTCCAGCCGCCTGGGCGCCTCCACCGAGAAGGAGACCTTCACGCCGTACGCCGGAGGAGCCCCCGCCAACGTGGCCGTGGCCTGCGCGCGGCTCGGAGTACCGAGCCTCTTCGTCGGCATGCTGGGTCAGGATCAATTCGGCGACTTCATCCTCGCTGAGCTGGCCTCGCACGGCGTGGACGTGCGCCACGTCGAGCGCACCCGCGCGGCGAAGACGGCCCTGGCCTTCGTGTCCCGGGATGCCTCGGGAGACCGCCGCTTCGACTTCTACCGGCCTCCCGCGGCGGACCTGCTGTACCGGCCCGAGCACCTGCCCGCGAACCTGTTCGACGCCTCGTCCATCCTCCACCTGTGCTCGAACACGCTGACGGAAGAGGCCATCACCGCCACGACCTTCGCGGTGGCGGACGAGGCCGCGAAGGCGGGAGCGATGATCAGCGTGGACGCCAACATCCGCGCCAACCTGTGGCCGGACCACCGCGTGGACGCCGCCCGGGTCACCGCGCTGCTCGACCGGGCGCAGCTGATCAAACTGGCACGCGAGGAGCTGGAGTTGCTGCGGGGGGACGAGCCCGAGGAGCGTTGGCTCCAGGCCCGTCTGGCCGCCGGGGCCGCGCTGGTCATCATCACCGATGGAGGCGAGCCGGTGACGGCGGTGACGGCGCGCACGCGCCTCCAGGTGGCGCCGCCCAAGGTCCAGGTCGTCGACACCACGGCGGCCGGGGATGCCTTCATCGGAGGGTTTCTCTCGACCGTGGTGGATGCGCGACTCAACCGGAAGACCCTGGCGGCCTGGGCCTCCGACACGGCGCTGGTGCGTCAGGCGCTGGAGTTCGCGTGCCGGTGCGGTTCGTTCACGGTCACCCGGCCGGGCTCCTACGCGGCGCTGCCCAGGCGCGAGGACCTGGCGACCCCGCGCTCCTGA
- a CDS encoding sigma-54-dependent transcriptional regulator, whose amino-acid sequence MDRIAVLVVDDEEQVRTFLAELLGGSGYQVRCASSGAQALEMLSGGSFDVVLLDVMMPEMSGLDVLRRYRASGGGAPVIVLSALSGADDAMRAMKLGASDYLSKPFGGDELEDALARALGNRLPAKQVAASTPVLHPAAKDDGGGERILISHSPAMRRVRALVERIADTDVPVLLLGESGTGKEVIAREVHARSNRRNRPFIKVNCAALPGELLESELFGHERGAFTGATAEKPGKFELADQGTIFLDEIGEMAIRLQAKLLQVLQDEEFFRVGGKKSVRVDSRVVVATNRDLEREIELGNFREDLFYRLNVVAIRLPALRERPEDVVPLTDHFLKKYGRGFMSGVAELPPEVLRAFTEYEWPGNVRELENMVRRLCVLKDATLVLDELRAGGRTPASAPSLPTSYAGDGEVEPPAPTPRAVTPAPLAGVAPSVQVLEMPARGNMPPVELSPGLPMAPAPVRYANPFDAPQPPPPPPSVPEAEMSLKEIGKRAAMLAEREAILAMLQRTAWNKRRAAGKLRISYKALLYKIKECGIIDPRASAEF is encoded by the coding sequence ATGGATCGGATCGCGGTGTTGGTGGTGGACGACGAAGAGCAGGTGCGCACCTTCCTCGCCGAGCTGCTGGGCGGCTCGGGCTATCAGGTGCGTTGCGCGTCCAGCGGCGCGCAGGCCCTGGAGATGCTCTCCGGGGGCTCGTTCGACGTGGTGCTGCTGGACGTGATGATGCCGGAGATGAGCGGCCTGGACGTCCTGCGGCGCTACCGGGCCTCGGGCGGTGGCGCGCCCGTCATCGTCCTGTCGGCGCTCTCGGGCGCGGATGACGCCATGCGCGCCATGAAGCTGGGCGCCAGCGACTACCTGTCCAAGCCCTTCGGCGGGGACGAGCTGGAGGATGCCCTGGCGCGCGCGCTCGGCAACCGTCTGCCCGCGAAGCAGGTCGCGGCGAGCACTCCGGTGCTCCACCCGGCGGCGAAGGACGATGGCGGTGGTGAGCGCATTCTCATCTCGCACTCGCCCGCCATGCGCCGGGTGCGTGCGCTGGTGGAGCGCATCGCGGACACGGACGTGCCGGTGCTGCTGCTGGGCGAGTCCGGAACGGGCAAGGAAGTCATCGCCCGCGAGGTCCACGCGCGCAGCAACCGCCGCAACCGTCCCTTCATCAAGGTGAACTGCGCGGCGCTGCCCGGCGAGCTGCTGGAGAGCGAGCTGTTCGGCCACGAGCGCGGCGCCTTCACCGGCGCCACGGCGGAGAAGCCGGGCAAGTTCGAGCTGGCCGATCAGGGCACCATCTTCCTGGACGAGATTGGTGAAATGGCCATCCGCCTCCAGGCCAAGCTGCTGCAGGTGTTGCAGGACGAGGAGTTCTTCCGGGTGGGCGGCAAGAAGAGCGTCCGCGTGGACAGCCGCGTGGTGGTGGCGACCAACCGCGATCTGGAGCGGGAGATCGAGCTGGGCAACTTCCGCGAGGATCTCTTCTACCGCCTGAACGTGGTGGCCATCCGCCTGCCCGCGCTGCGCGAGCGCCCCGAGGACGTGGTGCCGCTGACGGACCACTTCCTCAAGAAGTACGGGCGCGGGTTCATGAGCGGCGTGGCGGAGCTGCCGCCCGAGGTGTTGCGCGCCTTCACCGAGTACGAGTGGCCCGGCAACGTGCGCGAGCTGGAGAACATGGTGCGCAGGCTGTGCGTACTCAAGGACGCCACGCTCGTGCTGGACGAGCTGCGCGCGGGAGGCCGGACGCCCGCGAGTGCCCCGTCGCTGCCCACGTCCTACGCGGGCGACGGCGAGGTCGAGCCCCCCGCGCCCACGCCGCGCGCCGTGACGCCGGCGCCGCTCGCGGGCGTGGCCCCGTCGGTGCAGGTGCTGGAGATGCCGGCCCGGGGCAACATGCCTCCGGTGGAGCTGTCCCCGGGACTCCCAATGGCACCCGCGCCGGTGCGCTACGCCAATCCGTTCGACGCGCCCCAGCCGCCTCCGCCGCCGCCGAGTGTGCCGGAGGCGGAGATGTCGCTGAAGGAGATTGGCAAGCGCGCGGCCATGCTCGCCGAGCGCGAGGCCATCCTCGCGATGCTCCAGCGCACGGCGTGGAACAAGCGCCGCGCGGCGGGCAAGCTGCGCATCAGCTACAAGGCGCTGCTCTACAAGATCAAGGAGTGCGGCATCATCGATCCGCGCGCCTCGGCCGAGTTCTAG
- a CDS encoding GGDEF domain-containing protein, whose translation MWRHTKKAEQALTVLVVEPRAADLEQTRMTLGEAGFRVVPVTRFDAASPLFEAIRPDAVVLAAQGPDFAAVQAARRLSQMCRGTVPILYLVDSLDMAAMRHCLDKGQGVDVVTRSSLGEELVLRLRAQLRLRSAVRQAMMPTEAHSSEALRDPLTGLYNRAFLLEFIALEIRRAERFGGTFSLVAGSLEDFRALRKESGRSIAERLLVYSSAVFSQTVREADVVARVGEEEFMVLLPATPAEGMPDVMARVRDRFALARLQVEGRVLRPSLTLGAVSYPDMVGSPVQLLNGALQALRRARDTRRSAELEMMV comes from the coding sequence GTGTGGAGGCACACGAAGAAGGCCGAGCAGGCGCTCACGGTGCTGGTGGTGGAGCCGCGGGCGGCGGACCTGGAGCAGACCCGGATGACGCTCGGCGAGGCGGGCTTCCGGGTGGTTCCGGTGACGCGCTTCGATGCGGCGAGTCCCCTGTTCGAGGCCATCCGCCCGGACGCGGTGGTGCTCGCGGCCCAGGGGCCTGACTTCGCGGCGGTGCAGGCGGCGCGTCGGCTGTCGCAGATGTGCCGCGGCACGGTGCCCATCCTCTACCTCGTGGACTCGCTGGACATGGCGGCCATGCGCCACTGTCTGGACAAGGGGCAGGGGGTGGATGTGGTGACTCGCTCGAGCCTGGGCGAGGAGCTGGTGTTGCGGCTGCGCGCCCAGCTCCGGCTGCGCTCGGCGGTGCGCCAGGCGATGATGCCCACCGAGGCCCACTCCTCCGAGGCCCTGCGCGATCCGCTCACCGGCCTGTACAACCGCGCCTTCCTGCTCGAGTTCATCGCCCTGGAGATCCGCCGCGCCGAGCGCTTTGGCGGAACCTTCTCGCTGGTGGCGGGCTCGCTCGAGGACTTCCGCGCGCTGCGCAAGGAGTCCGGCCGAAGCATCGCCGAGCGGCTGCTGGTCTACAGCTCGGCGGTGTTCAGCCAGACGGTGCGCGAGGCGGATGTGGTGGCGCGCGTGGGGGAGGAGGAGTTCATGGTGCTCCTGCCCGCCACGCCCGCCGAGGGCATGCCGGACGTGATGGCGCGCGTGCGCGATCGTTTCGCCCTGGCGCGTTTGCAGGTGGAGGGACGGGTGCTGCGTCCCTCGCTGACGTTGGGCGCGGTGAGCTACCCGGACATGGTGGGCTCGCCCGTGCAGCTGCTCAACGGGGCGTTGCAGGCCCTGCGCAGGGCTCGCGACACGCGCCGGAGCGCCGAGCTGGAAATGATGGTCTGA
- a CDS encoding DUF4276 family protein produces the protein MSVEHVEVFVEEPSMEAFLRLVLPRMLGDTSFEVYTHQCKDELLMRLPERLRGYASWLPETWRIVVVVDRDDDCVALKCELERLALEAGLSTRSSPKQKGYSVVNRVAIEELEAWYFGDWDAVRAAYPRVKPTVPAQSKYRDPDGIAGGTWEAFEHVLKNAGYFKTGLRKIEAARAVGEHMVPSRNLSRSFQFLRTALSEMASANSGSS, from the coding sequence ATGAGTGTCGAGCATGTAGAGGTGTTTGTCGAAGAACCATCAATGGAGGCATTCTTACGACTTGTTTTGCCGCGAATGCTCGGTGATACCTCATTCGAGGTCTACACTCACCAGTGCAAGGATGAGTTGTTGATGCGCCTCCCGGAGCGCTTGCGAGGTTATGCAAGCTGGCTCCCGGAGACGTGGCGTATTGTAGTGGTAGTGGACCGCGATGATGATTGTGTTGCGCTCAAGTGCGAACTCGAGCGTCTGGCCTTGGAGGCTGGTCTCTCCACGAGGTCATCACCCAAGCAGAAGGGCTACTCTGTTGTCAATCGAGTTGCGATCGAGGAGCTCGAGGCTTGGTACTTTGGCGACTGGGATGCGGTCCGAGCTGCATATCCTCGGGTAAAGCCGACCGTTCCAGCCCAATCCAAATACCGCGATCCCGATGGTATCGCGGGTGGTACTTGGGAAGCATTTGAGCACGTCCTCAAGAATGCAGGCTATTTCAAGACCGGGCTCCGGAAGATAGAGGCGGCTCGAGCGGTCGGCGAGCACATGGTTCCTTCTCGGAACCTGTCTCGGAGTTTCCAGTTTCTACGGACCGCACTCAGCGAAATGGCATCCGCCAACTCGGGTTCATCCTGA
- a CDS encoding mannitol dehydrogenase family protein, whose amino-acid sequence MHTLDQAHLSTLPASIVRPGHDRTKVRAGIAHIGVGGFHRAHQAIYTDRALARPGQEGWGICGINLLPQDAAMAAAMKKQNGLYTVSEMAPDGSHVSRVVECMVEYLYAPDSAEAVLAKLSHPDIRIVSLTITEGGYLLDEHGRFNLEHPTVAHDLAHPEAPQGAFGYIVGALERRRKAGVKPFTVMSCDNLRHNGAQARRAVVAFARARSAELAEWIEREVGFPNGMVDRITPATDAAARQKLRELTQVDDAAPVICEDFIQWVLEDDFRNGRPDWHEVGVMFTKDVSPYEEAKIRLLNASHTMLSYPAFLSGLRKVDDALHDKLFFSYLRGFLDHDAGVWLKSLPGLDIESYKDTLLRRFGNRAVGDQLARLCMDGGSKISGFVLPTLHEILKNGRPYHRIAFFLAAYDRYLKGKDEKGEAYPINEPNARPLLEKVMASDSPMTLIQLKEVVGTQIPAHQGFVELYLKLRQQIDTQGIVATLTSLDPASKTPPAA is encoded by the coding sequence ATGCATACCCTCGATCAGGCCCATCTCTCCACCCTGCCCGCCTCCATCGTCCGCCCCGGCCATGACCGCACCAAGGTGCGCGCCGGCATCGCCCACATCGGCGTGGGCGGGTTCCATCGCGCGCACCAGGCCATCTACACCGACCGCGCGCTGGCCCGGCCCGGCCAGGAGGGCTGGGGCATCTGCGGCATCAACCTGCTGCCCCAGGACGCCGCCATGGCCGCGGCGATGAAGAAGCAGAACGGCCTGTACACCGTGAGCGAGATGGCGCCGGACGGCTCGCACGTCTCGCGCGTCGTGGAGTGCATGGTGGAGTACCTCTACGCCCCGGACAGCGCCGAGGCGGTGCTGGCGAAGCTGAGCCATCCGGACATCCGCATCGTCTCGCTGACCATCACCGAGGGCGGCTACCTGCTCGACGAGCACGGCCGCTTCAACCTGGAGCACCCCACGGTGGCGCATGACCTGGCGCACCCGGAAGCCCCCCAGGGCGCGTTCGGCTACATCGTCGGAGCGCTGGAGCGCCGGCGCAAGGCGGGCGTGAAGCCCTTCACCGTCATGTCCTGCGACAACCTGCGCCACAACGGCGCCCAGGCCCGGCGCGCCGTGGTGGCCTTCGCCCGGGCGAGGTCCGCGGAGCTCGCGGAGTGGATCGAGCGCGAGGTGGGCTTCCCCAACGGCATGGTGGACCGAATCACTCCGGCCACGGACGCCGCCGCCAGGCAGAAGCTGCGCGAGCTGACCCAGGTGGACGACGCCGCGCCCGTCATCTGCGAGGACTTCATCCAGTGGGTGCTGGAGGATGACTTCCGCAACGGCCGCCCCGACTGGCACGAGGTGGGCGTGATGTTCACGAAGGACGTGTCCCCGTACGAGGAGGCGAAGATCCGCCTGCTCAACGCGTCCCACACGATGCTCTCCTACCCGGCCTTCCTGTCGGGCCTGCGCAAGGTGGACGACGCCCTGCACGACAAGCTCTTCTTCAGCTACCTGCGCGGCTTCCTGGATCACGACGCGGGCGTGTGGCTCAAATCGCTGCCCGGGCTCGACATCGAGTCCTACAAGGACACGCTGCTGCGCCGCTTCGGCAACCGGGCCGTGGGAGATCAGCTCGCGCGCCTGTGCATGGACGGCGGCTCGAAGATCTCCGGCTTCGTGCTGCCCACCCTGCACGAGATCCTCAAGAACGGGCGGCCCTACCACCGCATCGCCTTCTTCCTCGCCGCCTATGATCGCTACCTCAAGGGCAAGGACGAGAAGGGAGAGGCCTATCCCATCAACGAGCCCAACGCGCGCCCCCTGCTCGAGAAGGTGATGGCGAGCGACTCGCCGATGACGCTCATCCAGCTCAAGGAGGTCGTGGGCACGCAGATTCCGGCGCACCAGGGCTTCGTCGAGCTGTACCTGAAGCTGCGCCAGCAGATCGACACCCAGGGCATCGTGGCGACGCTCACGTCGCTCGATCCCGCGAGCAAGACCCCGCCCGCGGCGTGA
- the xylB gene encoding xylulokinase translates to MYLGIDVGTSSVKAVLVDGHERIVASASAALEVTRPHPGWSEQEPDAWVRALEHVLDELSATHREALAAVEGMGLSGQMHGAVLLGADDKPLRPAILWNDGRSEAECRLLEERCPRSRELSGNLAMPGFTAPKLLWVAEHEPDVFARTRKVLLPKDYLRLFLIGDHVSDMSDAAGTLWLDVAKRDWSDALLSATGLTREHMPRLVEGSESSGRLRPELARRWGMHRAPVVAGGGGDNAASAVGIGAVKPGAAFVSLGTSGVLFVSNARFSPNTEGAVHAFCHAVPRTWHQMGVILSAAASLEWLSALLGEPAPALIAAVGERVRAPSPVKFLPYLSGERTPHNDAGARGAFVGLAHGDGREALTQAVMEGVAYAVADCMRVLADAGTRVERASAVGGGSRSPLWLKILASVLDRPLDVHAEGDFGGAFGAARLGRLAATGEDPFTLAVPPPVARVVEPDAALVPRYAEEYARWRRLYPALRQAR, encoded by the coding sequence ATGTACCTGGGCATCGACGTGGGGACGTCATCCGTGAAGGCCGTGCTCGTGGATGGGCACGAGCGCATCGTCGCCAGCGCCAGCGCGGCACTGGAGGTCACCCGGCCGCATCCCGGCTGGTCCGAGCAGGAGCCGGACGCGTGGGTCCGTGCCCTCGAGCACGTGCTGGACGAGCTGTCCGCCACGCACCGGGAGGCCCTGGCGGCCGTCGAGGGGATGGGGCTGTCGGGACAGATGCATGGCGCGGTGTTGCTCGGAGCGGATGACAAGCCGCTGCGCCCGGCCATCCTCTGGAACGACGGGCGCTCGGAGGCCGAGTGCCGCCTGCTGGAGGAGCGCTGTCCGCGCTCGCGCGAGCTGTCCGGCAACCTCGCCATGCCGGGCTTCACCGCGCCGAAGCTGCTCTGGGTCGCCGAGCACGAGCCGGACGTGTTCGCGAGGACGCGCAAGGTGTTGCTGCCCAAGGATTATCTGCGGCTGTTCCTCATCGGCGACCACGTTTCCGACATGTCGGACGCGGCGGGAACGCTGTGGCTCGACGTGGCGAAGCGGGACTGGTCCGACGCGCTGCTCTCGGCCACGGGGCTCACGCGCGAGCACATGCCGCGCCTGGTGGAGGGCTCGGAGTCTTCAGGCCGGCTGCGGCCCGAACTCGCGCGGCGCTGGGGCATGCACCGGGCTCCGGTGGTCGCGGGAGGGGGAGGGGACAACGCGGCGAGCGCGGTGGGCATTGGCGCGGTGAAGCCCGGGGCGGCGTTCGTGTCGCTGGGCACCTCGGGGGTGCTGTTCGTCTCCAACGCGCGCTTCTCTCCGAACACCGAGGGCGCGGTGCATGCGTTCTGCCACGCGGTGCCTCGCACCTGGCACCAGATGGGCGTCATCCTGTCCGCGGCGGCGAGCCTGGAGTGGTTGTCGGCGCTCCTGGGCGAGCCGGCTCCCGCGCTCATCGCGGCGGTGGGGGAGCGCGTGCGGGCGCCGTCGCCGGTGAAGTTCCTTCCCTACCTGTCGGGGGAGCGCACGCCGCACAATGACGCCGGGGCGCGCGGGGCCTTCGTGGGACTGGCGCACGGGGACGGACGCGAGGCGTTGACGCAAGCGGTGATGGAGGGCGTGGCGTATGCCGTCGCGGACTGCATGCGGGTGCTGGCCGATGCGGGGACGCGAGTGGAGCGGGCGTCGGCGGTGGGCGGGGGCTCGCGCTCACCGCTCTGGTTGAAGATCCTCGCGAGCGTGCTCGACCGGCCGTTGGATGTGCATGCCGAGGGAGACTTCGGAGGCGCGTTCGGAGCGGCGCGGCTGGGACGGCTCGCGGCGACGGGGGAGGATCCGTTCACGCTCGCCGTGCCGCCGCCGGTGGCCCGGGTGGTGGAGCCCGACGCCGCGCTCGTTCCCCGCTACGCCGAGGAATACGCTCGCTGGCGCCGCCTGTATCCCGCTCTCCGGCAGGCGCGGTGA
- a CDS encoding AAA family ATPase — MVSKTKSAIQPRSSGPPRIEYLRVENYRALKSVEFKDVTPLTALLGPNGSGKSTVFDVFNFLSECFQFGLRHAWDRRGRARELKTRGQDGPVVIEIKYRERPGLPIITYHLAIDEGTKGPFVAEEWLQWKRGSYGAPFRFLDYKGGQGRAISGELPDETDLRKETPLRSPDLIAVNTLGQFAEHPRVAALREFITDWYVSYLSIDDTRGQPEAGPQERLSKTGDNLPNVIQYLKEQHPRHLEQIFTILQRRVPRLEKVLAEPMPDGRLLLQIKDAPFERPVLSRFASDGTLKLLAYLTVLHDPEPPQFVGIEEPENFLHPRLLPELAEECRAATERSQLLVTTHSPFFLNALKPEEVRVLYRNEEGYSQAIRASDIQGVPQFVQAGASMGHLWLEGRFSVGDPLVNAGAPRKKGGRG; from the coding sequence ATGGTCAGCAAAACCAAATCTGCAATTCAGCCCCGTTCTAGTGGGCCGCCGCGCATTGAGTACCTGCGAGTCGAGAACTATCGCGCCCTCAAATCCGTTGAGTTCAAGGATGTCACTCCACTCACCGCTCTCCTGGGTCCGAACGGCAGCGGCAAGTCGACCGTCTTTGATGTTTTCAATTTTCTCTCCGAGTGCTTCCAATTTGGGTTGCGCCACGCATGGGACCGACGTGGGCGCGCCAGGGAGTTGAAGACACGCGGGCAGGATGGTCCGGTCGTCATCGAAATCAAGTATAGGGAGCGCCCTGGACTCCCCATCATTACGTACCATCTGGCCATTGATGAAGGAACCAAGGGCCCGTTTGTTGCCGAGGAGTGGTTGCAATGGAAAAGAGGGTCCTATGGCGCTCCTTTCCGTTTTCTCGATTACAAGGGAGGACAAGGACGCGCCATTAGCGGCGAGCTTCCTGACGAGACTGATCTGCGCAAAGAGACGCCGCTGCGGTCGCCCGACCTGATTGCGGTCAACACGCTGGGTCAGTTTGCCGAGCATCCACGGGTCGCCGCACTCCGCGAGTTCATCACTGATTGGTACGTGTCCTACCTGTCGATCGATGACACTCGCGGACAACCAGAAGCTGGGCCCCAGGAGCGCCTCAGCAAGACCGGTGATAACCTTCCGAACGTCATCCAGTACCTCAAGGAACAACATCCGCGTCATCTGGAGCAAATCTTCACGATTCTCCAACGTCGGGTGCCGCGCCTTGAGAAGGTATTGGCTGAACCCATGCCAGACGGTCGCCTGCTTCTTCAGATAAAGGATGCGCCTTTCGAGCGCCCGGTTTTGTCGCGTTTCGCATCGGATGGAACGCTCAAGCTACTCGCCTATCTCACGGTACTGCATGATCCCGAGCCTCCCCAGTTCGTGGGCATCGAGGAGCCCGAGAACTTTTTGCACCCACGCCTTCTTCCCGAACTGGCGGAGGAATGCAGGGCCGCAACCGAGCGCTCGCAACTCCTGGTGACCACGCATTCGCCGTTCTTCCTCAACGCCTTGAAGCCAGAGGAGGTCCGTGTTCTCTATCGCAACGAGGAAGGATACTCTCAGGCGATTCGGGCCTCGGACATCCAGGGGGTGCCCCAGTTTGTTCAGGCTGGTGCATCCATGGGTCATCTATGGCTTGAGGGCAGGTTCAGTGTCGGCGATCCCCTTGTAAACGCGGGGGCTCCGCGGAAGAAGGGCGGGCGGGGATGA
- a CDS encoding YcjF family protein, which translates to MSWLDTLDDIRTRDFSKVSSESRDKAARDVINMCSYAAAVVSISPVPLSDVVLMLPLQTGMVMTVGHIYGRKVTKASARDLILELGTTAGLGLLARQGIKALIPIFGAMLTVAPAFAANWAMGRVAMEYFKNPGLTGDSLKEVFRRAQAEGSSLFSKDAFNRFRKQNEKNVQAVAEEANEEEAAEEEEAPAPKKKAATRKTAKKPLGKAAAKKTTGKKRTASKSSARRASAR; encoded by the coding sequence ATGTCGTGGCTCGACACGTTGGATGACATCCGGACGCGAGACTTCAGCAAGGTGTCTTCGGAGAGCCGGGACAAGGCAGCGAGAGATGTCATCAACATGTGCTCGTACGCGGCCGCGGTGGTCTCCATCTCGCCCGTCCCGTTGTCGGATGTGGTGCTGATGTTGCCCCTCCAGACCGGCATGGTCATGACCGTGGGGCACATCTACGGACGGAAGGTCACCAAGGCGTCGGCTCGGGATCTCATCCTCGAGCTGGGGACCACCGCGGGGTTGGGCTTGCTGGCGCGGCAGGGCATCAAGGCGCTCATTCCTATCTTCGGCGCGATGCTCACGGTGGCACCGGCCTTCGCCGCCAACTGGGCCATGGGCCGCGTGGCGATGGAGTACTTCAAGAACCCGGGCCTCACCGGAGACAGCCTGAAGGAGGTGTTCCGGCGAGCCCAAGCCGAGGGCAGCTCGCTCTTCTCCAAGGATGCGTTCAACCGCTTCCGCAAGCAGAACGAAAAGAACGTTCAGGCCGTCGCGGAGGAGGCGAACGAGGAGGAAGCCGCGGAGGAAGAAGAGGCGCCGGCGCCGAAGAAGAAGGCTGCCACCAGGAAAACGGCGAAGAAGCCGCTGGGCAAGGCCGCCGCGAAGAAGACCACGGGGAAGAAGAGGACTGCCTCGAAGTCGTCGGCCCGGCGGGCCTCGGCACGGTAG
- a CDS encoding zinc-dependent alcohol dehydrogenase family protein yields MNAYEIRDGFGLDKLVRCERPDPQPGPFQVRVRVKATSLNYRDLMMVRGQYNPKQKLPLVPNSDGAGVVDAVGPGVTRVKVGDRVMGLFAQNWFAGEPTRASHTQTLGGPLDGALSDTMLLHEDGAVPTPAYLSDEEAATLPCAAVTAWSALVTQGALKAGDTVLLQGTGGVSLFALQIARMMGARVLLTSSRDDKLERARALGAHEGINYVNTPDWDKVARSLTGGVGVDHVVEVGGAGTLERSLRAVRTGGTVSVIGVLSGGAGAVPVTPILMNNLRVQGIFVGHRQSFEALNRAFTLHGIRPVVDRVFPFAEAHAAFEYLQSGAHFGKVVIRVD; encoded by the coding sequence ATGAACGCCTACGAGATTCGCGATGGATTCGGATTGGACAAGCTGGTGCGGTGCGAGCGGCCGGACCCACAGCCCGGCCCCTTCCAGGTGCGCGTGCGGGTGAAGGCCACGAGCCTCAACTACCGCGACCTGATGATGGTGCGGGGCCAGTACAACCCGAAGCAGAAGCTGCCCCTGGTGCCCAACTCGGACGGAGCCGGCGTGGTGGACGCCGTGGGTCCGGGCGTCACCCGCGTGAAGGTGGGAGATCGGGTGATGGGCCTCTTCGCGCAGAACTGGTTCGCCGGCGAGCCCACGCGCGCCTCCCATACCCAGACACTCGGCGGCCCCCTGGATGGGGCGCTCTCCGACACGATGCTGCTCCACGAGGACGGCGCGGTGCCCACGCCCGCGTACCTGTCGGACGAGGAAGCCGCCACGCTGCCGTGCGCGGCCGTCACCGCGTGGAGCGCGCTCGTCACCCAGGGCGCGCTGAAGGCCGGGGACACCGTGCTGCTCCAGGGCACCGGTGGCGTCTCGCTCTTCGCGTTGCAGATCGCCCGGATGATGGGCGCGCGGGTGCTCCTCACCTCCAGCCGGGACGACAAGCTGGAGCGTGCCCGGGCCCTGGGCGCCCACGAGGGCATCAACTACGTGAACACGCCCGACTGGGACAAGGTGGCCCGGAGCCTCACGGGAGGCGTGGGCGTGGATCATGTGGTGGAGGTGGGCGGCGCGGGCACGCTGGAGCGCTCGCTGCGCGCCGTGCGCACCGGTGGCACGGTGTCCGTCATCGGCGTGCTCAGCGGCGGCGCGGGCGCGGTGCCCGTCACGCCCATCCTCATGAACAACCTGCGCGTGCAGGGCATCTTCGTCGGCCACCGCCAATCCTTCGAGGCGCTCAACCGGGCCTTCACCCTGCACGGCATCCGCCCCGTGGTGGACCGCGTCTTCCCCTTCGCCGAGGCCCACGCCGCCTTCGAGTACCTCCAGAGCGGCGCGCACTTCGGCAAGGTCGTCATCCGGGTGGACTGA